The Oscillospiraceae bacterium genome contains a region encoding:
- a CDS encoding hypothetical protein (possible pseudo due to internal stop codon), which translates to MLRFACEVLAAGLGTLAFAVLFHVPGRYYLRCALTGAAGWLAFLALRPGLTAIPATFFATLAVVALSRFSSVQRRCPVTIFLISGIFPLVPGLGIYHTAYYTVTGDLAAAGSTGFFTIKTAAAMVLAILLGFELPAGLFRRLAGAPAPKPRV; encoded by the coding sequence ATGCTGCGCTTTGCATGCGAAGTTCTGGCGGCCGGCCTTGGCACCCTGGCGTTTGCCGTGCTGTTCCACGTGCCGGGGCGGTATTACCTGCGCTGCGCCCTCACCGGTGCCGCCGGCTGGCTGGCATTTTTGGCGCTGCGGCCGGGCCTCACCGCCATTCCCGCCACCTTTTTCGCCACCCTGGCCGTGGTGGCGCTCAGCCGCTTTTCCTCGGTGCAGCGGCGCTGCCCTGTGACCATTTTTCTGATCTCCGGCATTTTTCCGCTGGTGCCGGGCCTCGGCATTTACCACACCGCCTATTACACTGTCACGGGCGATCTTGCCGCGGCGGGCAGCACCGGCTTTTTCACCATAAAAACAGCGGCCGCCATGGTGCTGGCCATTTTATTGGGCTTCGAACTGCCCGCCGGGCTGTTCCGGCGGCTGGCAGGCGCACCCGCCCCAAAGCCCCGCGTTTGA